A stretch of DNA from Nitrosopumilus zosterae:
GAACCATATGTTACACTAATTTTGTAATCTAATTTAGGCAAGTTTTCAGCTGTAAGTTGTTTTTGTAATTCACCATGCGATTCAATCATGAATAAACAACATTCTAAAATGTTTTTCAATACTTTGTCATCTTTTATATCGACATTTGAAAATCTAAACATCAATGCATCTCCAATATTTTTTACTACTTGACCATTGTATTTTTGAATAATTTTTGCCATGAAATTTAGAAAGATTTCATATAACTTGGTAATATCCTGATCAGATAATTTAGATGATATTCTAGTAGAATCAGACATATCAATTACACCAACACAATCATTTTGTTCATGTTGAGAAAATTTCAACAGCATATCGCCCTCAAGCTGTTTGATAACCTCTTCTTTCTGTTTAATTTCAATTAATGATTCTTGTAGTTTTTGTGCCATGGAATCAAATGCATTAGATAATTCCCCAATTTCATCACCTGTTTTTATATTGGTTCTTACATCAAAGTTTCCACTTGAAATTTTATTTGCAGCATTTTTTAATTTAATTAATGGTCTTGAAAGAGATTTTGATATTCCAAAAGCAACAATTCCCATGACTAAAGTAATCACAATTCCTGTTTCGAGAATTCTTTCCTGTAGAATTATTATTGGCTTTTCTACTTCTGCCTCATCAATTTCAACTAGTAAAACAATCCCTAAATCATCTGCACAATAAGATGACCCAAAGATTGGAACTCCTCTATAATCTGTGTAGAATCCGATATATTCTTCATCTTCGTTGAAACATTTTTGAACTCCTAATGTATCCACTTTTTGTTGAAAAACTGCATTTTCAAAAAATCTAGATTCAGATAACATCAAATACTGATTATTTACTATGTATACTTCTCCTGTTTCTCCTAATCCACTTTTATTT
This window harbors:
- a CDS encoding cache domain-containing protein — its product is MPISFNLGKKLIILVLIVSVVALSITGFLSFNYADQILKQRAGDQLLGESTVRGDTLRLLFESRIEQNNILASDPMIQFLISEMNQSSENEFQGLKENNRRDFLIQIQAFQELIGFSIGFEDVKIIGANGKIFFSLVGNADTDFSENPFFKRGMKESFIEFEPAESGKKMIVVSPVFADDSKKNDEPIGVIISRMRTASIDNILINKSGLGETGEVYIVNNQYLMLSESRFFENAVFQQKVDTLGVQKCFNEDEEYIGFYTDYRGVPIFGSSYCADDLGIVLLVEIDEAEVEKPIIILQERILETGIVITLVMGIVAFGISKSLSRPLIKLKNAANKISSGNFDVRTNIKTGDEIGELSNAFDSMAQKLQESLIEIKQKEEVIKQLEGDMLLKFSQHEQNDCVGVIDMSDSTRISSKLSDQDITKLYEIFLNFMAKIIQKYNGQVVKNIGDALMFRFSNVDIKDDKVLKNILECCLFMIESHGELQKQLTAENLPKLDYKISVTYGSVKVAESTTSNISDIFGPTVNRCFKINSLCSRNSFVIGENFYKMVKKLTEYDFVELCVIELKQKYDYNVFEVRRKGLDSFGKNNL